GGAGGAAAGGGTACTTTTTTTTCTTTTTCCTGCCGGTCATCGTTCTATTCCAGTCCTTGCTTCCACACCATTTGCGTAGTAGTGTTTTATCTCTCTCATTTCCGTTACCAGATCAGCCTCATCGATAAGCTTCTGGGGCGCATAACGGCCAGTAACAACAACTTCACACTCCGGTTTTCTCTCTCTTATCACCTCTATCAGTTCATCTACAGTAAACAGAGAGAAGAAAACTGCAATATTAGCCTCATCCAGAATAACCACATCGTAAAGCCCCTCTCTGAGATATTCGCGGACCTCTTTAAGCCCTGCTACCGCAGCATCGACATCCTCCTCCTGCCCGGCCTCCTTCTGTATAAAGCACCCCCGTCCGTACTGGCGGATCGTTATCAGATCGGAAAACCT
The sequence above is drawn from the Fibrobacter sp. genome and encodes:
- the cobO gene encoding cob(I)yrinic acid a,c-diamide adenosyltransferase — encoded protein: MKKGYLQVYTGNGKGKTTAAIGLAIRAAGAGLRVLLAQFVKGMKYSEIKALQRFSDLITIRQYGRGCFIQKEAGQEEDVDAAVAGLKEVREYLREGLYDVVILDEANIAVFFSLFTVDELIEVIRERKPECEVVVTGRYAPQKLIDEADLVTEMREIKHYYANGVEARTGIER